From the Leptolyngbya sp. O-77 genome, one window contains:
- a CDS encoding alpha/beta fold hydrolase yields the protein MSTPHPLTLHTHGSGYPVLCLHGHPGAGSSMGVFTRHLGRRFWAIAPDLRGYGQSKVTQPFVMADHLTDLEALLDRLQIQRCLVLGWSLGGILAMELALRLPERISGLILVATAAHPRSSHPTISWQDNLLTGVAALINSWQPGNRLNIELFAKRSLFRHLIQQHTRTAYEYIAADAVSAYLNTSQAATRALNQAIRAGYNRVPDLPKIQVPALMLAAEGDRHITAISSEETARKLPQCDWRCYAQAAHLFPWEIPQQMLQDIDEWLARHPEVVSPSAPLANPQSS from the coding sequence ATGTCTACGCCCCATCCGCTCACCCTCCATACCCACGGCAGCGGCTATCCCGTGCTGTGCCTGCATGGACATCCGGGCGCAGGCAGCAGCATGGGCGTGTTTACGCGGCATTTGGGGCGGCGGTTTTGGGCGATCGCCCCCGACCTGCGCGGCTATGGCCAGAGCAAGGTAACGCAGCCGTTTGTCATGGCCGATCATCTAACCGATCTGGAAGCGCTGCTGGATCGGCTCCAGATTCAGCGCTGTCTGGTGCTGGGCTGGTCGCTGGGGGGCATTTTGGCAATGGAACTGGCGCTGCGGCTGCCCGAACGGATTAGCGGGCTAATTCTGGTAGCCACAGCGGCCCATCCCCGCAGCAGCCACCCGACGATTTCCTGGCAAGATAATCTGCTGACGGGGGTGGCGGCGCTGATTAATTCCTGGCAGCCGGGAAACCGCTTGAACATCGAGCTATTTGCCAAGCGATCGCTGTTTCGCCACCTGATTCAGCAGCACACGCGCACGGCCTATGAATATATAGCGGCCGATGCGGTGTCGGCTTATCTAAACACCTCGCAGGCAGCCACCCGCGCCCTCAATCAGGCGATTCGCGCAGGCTATAATCGCGTGCCTGACCTGCCCAAAATTCAGGTTCCAGCGCTGATGCTGGCGGCAGAGGGCGATCGCCACATCACCGCGATTTCCAGCGAAGAAACTGCCCGCAAGCTGCCCCAGTGCGACTGGCGCTGCTATGCCCAGGCGGCCCACCTGTTCCCGTGGGAAATTCCTCAGCAAATGCTGCAAGACATAGATGAATGGCTGGCGCGGCATCCAGAAGTGGTTAGCCCTTCTGCGCCATTGGCAAACCCGCAAAGCTCCTGA
- a CDS encoding caspase family protein → MGLTRREFLQRSSGAIAIGGALGSGLWAWGDRAGRVLAAPTSRKLALLIGISQYPEAVSDIPPMKGGLLPGALTDVEMQRQVLQHRFGFRPADILTLTDEQATWAGITDAFQAHLLEQAKPGDVVVVHLSGLGSRVRSATNPEQLWDSIVPIDGGLPTSDRPLIADLTRTTLEQLVRSLPTSQVVTLLDLGFSNLGTSLQGNLRIRARPNAPTGDLHSREIALQETLGDRLRAAKATLSGPLPGLFLTAAASGQAALEGRWSGFSAGLLTYALTQYLWDATAGTALSTVLTQTSSSIKRLSGANQEPQANGTLSRDGTSAYPLVPAAAGADGVILVAPDSARTLRLWAGGLPPSALSAYSPGSLWETIDSDPQLLRVQGRDGLTLKVLPVIEGASLKPGQPVQERVRLLPRSVGLTIALDSSLDRIERVDATSAFTAAKVSLVNVGEQSADYLFGKRRAIETTVAAVSLELPDPAVQTDVSPAQPVLEMPSPTATPNGKYGLFYPGRVPLGIELSTADEAVKTAVNRLTPQLRSLFAMKLLRLTVNASSSRLSVRASLEQIAPGAAATRALPVVQQETVSIPNRLSSKRTPTAVESGAPVPAGSTLRYRLQNAGDQPLYGILIGLDNTGQAIALPLSTSTEQPLLSPGSTLTLPAEPSPGWVVPNAPGLAEMFLILSVAPFSHTLAGLPIAPGATPRQAIALTNPLDVAQSILQDLHEATPVSGDFPGDFPSDTYALDVTRWATLHLMYRVEATA, encoded by the coding sequence ATGGGGCTGACACGGCGCGAATTTTTGCAGCGGAGCAGTGGGGCGATCGCCATCGGTGGGGCGCTCGGTAGCGGGCTGTGGGCGTGGGGCGATCGCGCTGGGCGAGTGCTAGCCGCGCCTACGTCACGCAAGCTGGCCCTACTGATCGGCATCAGCCAATATCCCGAAGCCGTGAGCGATATTCCCCCTATGAAAGGTGGGCTGCTGCCAGGAGCGCTGACGGATGTGGAAATGCAGCGGCAGGTATTGCAGCATCGCTTTGGGTTCCGACCTGCGGATATTTTGACGCTGACGGATGAGCAGGCCACCTGGGCAGGCATTACGGACGCATTTCAGGCGCATTTGCTGGAACAGGCGAAACCCGGCGATGTGGTGGTGGTTCACCTCAGCGGGCTGGGCAGCCGGGTACGCTCAGCAACCAATCCGGAGCAACTTTGGGACAGCATCGTGCCGATCGATGGCGGTCTGCCCACGAGCGATCGCCCCCTGATTGCTGACCTCACCCGCACGACGCTGGAACAGTTGGTGCGATCGCTCCCCACCTCGCAGGTGGTAACGCTGCTGGATCTGGGCTTCTCGAATCTGGGCACCTCGCTCCAGGGCAACCTCCGGATTCGTGCCCGCCCCAACGCCCCTACGGGTGACCTGCATTCCCGGGAAATTGCGCTGCAAGAAACCTTGGGCGATCGCCTCCGGGCTGCTAAGGCAACTCTTTCGGGCCCGCTGCCGGGGCTATTCCTCACTGCTGCGGCTTCTGGACAGGCGGCACTAGAAGGTCGTTGGAGCGGCTTTAGCGCAGGTCTACTCACCTACGCCCTGACGCAATATCTCTGGGATGCCACCGCAGGCACCGCCCTCTCCACGGTGCTGACTCAAACCAGTAGCAGCATCAAGCGGCTGTCGGGCGCAAATCAGGAGCCACAGGCAAACGGTACGCTTAGCCGCGACGGAACTAGTGCCTATCCGCTTGTGCCTGCGGCAGCCGGAGCCGACGGGGTGATTCTGGTCGCGCCAGACTCTGCCAGGACGCTACGCCTGTGGGCTGGGGGCTTGCCGCCGTCTGCCCTTAGCGCCTATAGCCCCGGTTCGCTGTGGGAAACAATTGACAGTGACCCGCAACTGCTGCGGGTGCAGGGTCGAGACGGGTTGACGCTGAAGGTTTTACCCGTGATCGAGGGCGCATCCCTAAAGCCAGGGCAGCCCGTGCAGGAGCGGGTGCGCCTGCTGCCACGCAGTGTGGGGCTGACGATCGCCCTCGACAGCAGCCTGGATCGAATCGAGCGGGTGGATGCGACTAGTGCCTTTACGGCTGCAAAAGTGTCACTGGTCAACGTCGGGGAACAATCAGCCGACTATCTCTTTGGCAAGCGCCGCGCCATCGAAACAACAGTGGCAGCGGTATCGCTGGAATTACCTGATCCCGCTGTGCAAACGGATGTGTCCCCGGCTCAGCCCGTTTTGGAGATGCCTAGTCCCACTGCCACCCCGAATGGGAAATACGGTCTGTTTTATCCGGGACGGGTTCCGCTGGGTATTGAGCTATCGACGGCAGATGAAGCAGTGAAAACAGCCGTGAATCGGCTCACGCCCCAACTGCGATCGCTCTTTGCCATGAAGCTGCTGCGGCTGACGGTGAATGCGTCTTCGTCGCGTCTCAGCGTGCGGGCCAGTTTGGAACAGATCGCGCCGGGGGCTGCGGCAACTCGCGCCCTGCCCGTCGTGCAGCAAGAAACCGTCAGCATTCCCAATCGCCTGAGCAGCAAGCGCACACCCACAGCAGTAGAATCGGGCGCACCCGTGCCCGCAGGCAGCACGCTCCGCTATCGGCTGCAAAATGCGGGCGACCAGCCGCTGTATGGCATTCTGATCGGGCTAGACAACACCGGACAGGCGATCGCCCTGCCGCTCTCCACCAGCACCGAGCAGCCGCTGCTGTCGCCTGGGTCAACCCTGACGCTTCCCGCCGAGCCGTCTCCAGGCTGGGTGGTGCCCAATGCGCCGGGGCTAGCAGAGATGTTTCTCATTCTCAGCGTGGCTCCCTTTAGCCACACGCTGGCCGGGCTGCCCATCGCCCCCGGAGCCACTCCCCGACAGGCGATCGCCCTCACCAATCCGCTCGATGTAGCCCAGTCCATCCTGCAAGACCTGCACGAGGCAACCCCCGTCAGCGGCGATTTTCCTGGCGATTTCCCCAGCGACACCTACGCCCTCGACGTAACCCGCTGGGCAACCCTGCACCTGATGTATCGCGTCGAAGCGACAGCCTGA
- the lepB gene encoding signal peptidase I, giving the protein MEGIKTIGLSVVLALGIRTFVAEARYIPSESMLPTLEVNDRLIVEKISYHFNPPRRGDIIVFHPTEALKQQNPSLNEAFIKRVIGLPGETVQVTGGRVLINGQPIEENYIQSPPDYQWGPEKVPADSFLVLGDNRNNSYDSHFWGYVPRQNIIGRAVVRFWPVDRLGELGPQPSY; this is encoded by the coding sequence ATGGAAGGGATCAAAACGATTGGCCTGAGCGTGGTGCTGGCATTGGGCATTCGCACTTTTGTTGCAGAGGCCCGCTATATCCCCTCTGAGTCCATGCTGCCAACGCTGGAGGTGAATGATCGCCTGATTGTGGAAAAAATCAGCTATCACTTCAACCCACCCCGACGCGGCGACATCATCGTGTTTCACCCCACTGAGGCGCTCAAGCAGCAAAACCCCAGCCTCAACGAAGCGTTTATTAAGCGGGTGATTGGGCTGCCGGGTGAAACAGTGCAAGTGACGGGCGGGCGCGTGTTGATCAACGGTCAGCCGATTGAGGAAAACTACATTCAGTCGCCGCCCGATTATCAGTGGGGCCCGGAAAAAGTGCCTGCTGATTCCTTCCTGGTGCTGGGCGACAACCGCAACAACAGCTACGACAGCCACTTTTGGGGCTACGTGCCTCGCCAGAATATTATCGGACGGGCGGTGGTGCGCTTTTGGCCAGTCGATCGCCTGGGCGAACTGGGTCCGCAGCCCAGCTACTAA
- a CDS encoding TIGR00300 family protein: MNSAIRFLMCPPDHYDVDYVINPWMEGNIHKSSRDRAVEQWHGLYHLIKDRATVDLVKPQVGVPDMVFTANAGLVLEDKVVLSRFYHKERQGEEPFFKAWFEEQGYTVYELPKDLPFEGAGDALLDREGRWLWAGYGFRSELDSHPFLAKWLDIEVLSLRLMDERFYHLDTCFCPLTDGYLLYYPPAFDAYSNRLIEMRVPAHKRIAIEEADAVNFACNAVNIDRVVIMNKASDSLRQRLQDLGFVLLETPLTEFMKAGGAAKCLTLRVTEPLEPLHQAIAAVESRVIQLEGHLLDSGLINNALDLIVESGGSFQVLNFRLGEQRQSTSAAEVKVSAPSHDVMESIMSGLIDMGAVPQPQEVCDNPLETVTQDGVAPDDFYVTTIYPTEVRVNCEWVRVQNQRMDGAIVVSQTPGGPRAECKLLRDLRVGDRVVVGVEGIRTVRKPDARDSRNGGSGDKEFSFMGSGVSSERRVELVVEQIAWDLRRIRDQGGKVVVVAGPVVIHTGGGEHLARLIREGYVQALLGGNAIAVHDIEQAMMGTSLGMDMKRGVSVRGGHRHHLKAINTIRRCGSIANAVDQGVLTSGIFYECIKRQVPFSLAGSIRDDGPLPDTQMDLIKAQAEYAELIRGSDLILMLSSMLHSIGAGNMTPAGVKMVCVDINPAVVTKLSDRGSVESVGVVTDVGLFLSLLNQQLSKLTSPYRLAQTV; the protein is encoded by the coding sequence ATGAACTCTGCCATTCGGTTTTTAATGTGCCCGCCCGACCACTACGACGTGGATTATGTGATTAATCCTTGGATGGAGGGCAATATACACAAATCCTCGCGCGATCGCGCTGTGGAGCAGTGGCACGGGCTGTACCACCTGATCAAAGACCGGGCAACGGTGGATCTGGTGAAGCCCCAGGTCGGGGTTCCCGACATGGTATTCACCGCCAACGCAGGGTTGGTGCTAGAAGATAAGGTTGTCCTCAGCCGCTTTTATCATAAAGAGCGCCAGGGCGAGGAGCCGTTTTTCAAGGCCTGGTTTGAAGAACAGGGCTACACGGTTTATGAACTGCCCAAGGATTTGCCCTTTGAGGGGGCGGGCGATGCCCTGCTGGATCGGGAAGGACGCTGGCTGTGGGCGGGCTATGGCTTCCGCTCGGAGCTAGATTCCCACCCGTTTTTGGCAAAATGGCTGGATATCGAAGTGCTGTCGCTGCGGCTGATGGACGAGCGCTTCTATCACCTCGACACCTGCTTTTGCCCGCTGACGGACGGCTACTTGCTCTATTACCCGCCCGCCTTTGATGCCTATTCCAACCGCCTGATCGAGATGCGCGTGCCCGCCCACAAGCGGATCGCCATCGAAGAAGCCGACGCGGTGAACTTTGCCTGCAACGCGGTCAACATCGACCGAGTAGTGATTATGAATAAGGCCAGCGATAGCCTGCGTCAGCGGTTGCAGGATCTGGGCTTTGTGCTGTTGGAAACGCCGCTGACGGAGTTTATGAAGGCGGGCGGTGCGGCCAAGTGCCTGACGCTGCGGGTGACGGAGCCGCTGGAGCCGCTGCATCAGGCGATCGCCGCTGTGGAGAGCCGTGTCATCCAGCTAGAAGGACACCTGCTCGATTCTGGCCTGATCAACAACGCGCTAGATCTGATCGTGGAAAGCGGCGGCAGCTTCCAGGTGCTGAACTTCCGCCTGGGCGAACAGCGCCAGAGTACGTCGGCGGCGGAGGTGAAGGTGTCGGCTCCCTCCCACGACGTGATGGAGAGCATCATGTCGGGCTTGATCGACATGGGCGCAGTGCCTCAACCCCAGGAAGTTTGTGATAACCCGCTGGAAACCGTGACGCAGGACGGCGTTGCGCCCGATGATTTCTACGTCACCACGATTTACCCCACGGAGGTGCGGGTCAATTGCGAATGGGTGCGCGTGCAAAACCAGCGCATGGACGGGGCAATCGTGGTTTCTCAAACGCCAGGTGGGCCGAGAGCAGAGTGCAAGCTGTTGCGAGATCTGCGAGTGGGCGATCGCGTCGTTGTGGGTGTGGAAGGCATCCGCACAGTCCGCAAGCCCGATGCCCGCGACAGCCGCAATGGTGGCTCTGGCGACAAGGAATTTAGCTTTATGGGGTCGGGCGTGTCGAGCGAGCGCCGCGTGGAGCTAGTGGTCGAGCAAATCGCCTGGGATCTGCGCCGCATCCGCGATCAGGGCGGCAAGGTGGTGGTCGTCGCAGGGCCGGTGGTGATTCACACAGGCGGCGGCGAACACTTGGCGCGATTAATCCGCGAGGGCTATGTACAGGCGCTGTTGGGCGGAAATGCGATCGCCGTTCACGATATTGAACAAGCCATGATGGGCACGTCCCTCGGCATGGACATGAAGCGCGGCGTGTCGGTGCGCGGCGGCCATCGCCACCACCTGAAGGCAATAAACACCATCCGTCGCTGCGGCAGCATTGCCAACGCGGTAGACCAGGGCGTGCTGACCAGCGGCATTTTCTACGAGTGCATCAAGCGGCAGGTGCCCTTCTCACTGGCGGGTTCCATTCGCGACGACGGCCCCCTGCCCGACACGCAGATGGACTTGATCAAAGCGCAGGCAGAATACGCCGAGCTAATTCGCGGCTCAGACCTGATCCTGATGCTGTCCTCCATGCTGCACTCCATCGGCGCGGGCAACATGACCCCCGCAGGCGTAAAGATGGTCTGTGTGGACATCAACCCCGCTGTGGTGACAAAACTGAGCGATCGCGGCTCGGTGGAATCGGTCGGCGTGGTGACGGATGTGGGTCTGTTCCTTAGCCTGTTGAACCAGCAGCTCAGCAAGCTCACCAGCCCCTATCGCCTTGCCCAGACGGTATAG